A single Elusimicrobiota bacterium DNA region contains:
- a CDS encoding BMC domain-containing protein translates to MKEALGMVETKGFVGMIEASDAMAKAAKVHMLGYEKIGSGLVTTLCRGEVGAVRAAVDAGAAAAQKVGEMVAIHVIPRPHDDIEKYLEQISIKIHK, encoded by the coding sequence ATGAAGGAAGCTCTTGGGATGGTGGAGACGAAGGGTTTCGTGGGCATGATCGAGGCCTCCGACGCCATGGCCAAGGCGGCCAAGGTGCACATGCTCGGCTACGAGAAGATCGGCTCGGGCCTGGTCACGACCCTGTGCCGCGGCGAGGTCGGGGCGGTGCGCGCGGCCGTGGACGCCGGCGCGGCGGCGGCTCAGAAAGTGGGCGAGATGGTCGCCATCCACGTCATCCCGCGGCCGCATGACGACATCGAGAAGTATCTCGAGCAGATCTCGATCAAGATCCACAAATAG
- a CDS encoding ethanolamine utilization protein EutN has product MKLARVVGRVFCARQDPGIDNKTLLLIQPLRWEDESPVGDPLVAADAVGAGASEKVYWVASREAAVAFKDVPPVDAAVVAIVDGHQVKDFRQKEGS; this is encoded by the coding sequence GTGAAGCTGGCACGAGTGGTCGGGCGGGTCTTCTGCGCGCGGCAGGACCCGGGCATCGACAACAAGACGCTCCTGCTCATCCAGCCCCTGCGCTGGGAGGACGAGTCTCCGGTCGGCGACCCGCTGGTGGCGGCCGACGCGGTCGGCGCCGGCGCCTCCGAGAAGGTATACTGGGTCGCCTCCCGCGAGGCCGCGGTCGCGTTCAAGGACGTGCCACCCGTGGACGCCGCGGTCGTGGCCATCGTGGACGGCCACCAGGTCAAGGATTTCAGACAAAAGGAAGGTTCGTGA
- a CDS encoding aldehyde dehydrogenase EutE, with protein sequence MQAEEIAKIVGEVLKRLESQEGLDLSSPAPGPAGGDEVVFATVDAAVSAASRAQKTFQEQGLEVRRAVIKAMRKTSIANAERWGRMAQEETKMGRAEDKTQKNLLCATRTPGVEDLQSRAYTGDKGLTLVEYAPFGVVAAITPSTNPAATVISNAIGIIAAGNSVVFAPHPASAKVCAEAMRALAAAAVSVGAPRGLISTVAPASQETTKALLAHPGVHLNMVTGGPAIVKVAMTTGKTCKTIAAGPGNPPVVVDETALFPKCAEDIIFGASFDNNVLCIAEKEVIVVEAAKARFLECMRRDPRAFELDSSQMDAVTKLVIKEGGRGCKDPVLNRDYVGRDAAVIAKGIGLDVPPATRLLWADVPNDHPFVWTEQLMPVLPVTSAPDVDSAIELAYQAEGRNHHSAAMYSTHIGNLTRMARRMQCSIYVKNAPTLYGLGLGEGYASMSIGTPTGDGITKPSHFVRPLHCCVVGYFRIA encoded by the coding sequence ATGCAGGCTGAAGAGATAGCCAAGATAGTCGGCGAGGTCTTGAAGCGCCTGGAGTCTCAGGAAGGGCTCGACCTGTCGAGCCCCGCGCCCGGGCCAGCGGGGGGCGATGAGGTCGTCTTTGCGACGGTGGACGCGGCTGTGTCCGCGGCGTCCCGGGCCCAGAAGACGTTCCAGGAGCAGGGGCTCGAAGTGCGCCGGGCCGTCATCAAGGCCATGCGCAAGACCTCCATCGCCAACGCCGAGCGCTGGGGCCGGATGGCCCAGGAAGAGACGAAGATGGGCCGCGCCGAGGACAAGACGCAGAAGAACCTCCTATGCGCGACTCGGACTCCCGGGGTGGAGGACCTGCAGTCCCGGGCTTACACCGGCGACAAAGGCCTGACCCTGGTGGAGTACGCCCCTTTCGGCGTCGTGGCCGCCATCACGCCCTCGACCAATCCGGCCGCGACCGTCATCTCCAACGCCATCGGCATAATCGCGGCGGGCAATTCCGTGGTGTTCGCCCCGCATCCGGCCTCGGCCAAGGTCTGCGCCGAAGCCATGCGGGCCCTGGCCGCCGCGGCGGTCTCGGTCGGCGCGCCGCGGGGGCTCATCAGCACGGTCGCGCCCGCCTCGCAAGAGACCACCAAGGCCCTCCTGGCCCATCCCGGAGTCCATCTCAACATGGTCACCGGGGGGCCGGCCATCGTGAAGGTGGCCATGACCACGGGCAAGACCTGCAAGACCATCGCGGCCGGCCCGGGCAACCCGCCGGTGGTGGTCGATGAGACGGCGCTGTTCCCGAAGTGCGCCGAGGACATCATCTTCGGCGCGAGTTTCGACAACAACGTGCTGTGCATCGCGGAGAAGGAAGTCATCGTGGTCGAGGCGGCCAAGGCCAGGTTCCTGGAGTGCATGCGGCGCGACCCGCGGGCCTTCGAGCTCGATTCCTCCCAGATGGACGCCGTCACCAAGCTCGTCATCAAAGAAGGGGGCAGGGGCTGCAAGGACCCGGTCCTGAACCGCGACTATGTGGGCCGCGACGCGGCGGTCATCGCCAAGGGCATCGGGCTGGACGTGCCGCCGGCCACGCGCCTCTTGTGGGCGGACGTGCCCAACGACCATCCTTTCGTTTGGACCGAGCAGCTCATGCCGGTCCTGCCCGTGACCTCGGCGCCGGATGTGGACTCGGCCATCGAGTTGGCGTATCAGGCCGAAGGAAGAAATCACCATTCCGCGGCCATGTACTCGACCCACATCGGGAACCTGACCCGCATGGCTCGGCGCATGCAGTGCTCCATCTACGTCAAGAACGCCCCGACCCTCTACGGCCTGGGCCTGGGCGAGGGCTACGCCTCCATGTCCATCGGCACGCCCACCGGGGACGGGATCACCAAACCGTCGCATTTCGTCAGGCCGCTGCACTGCTGTGTCGTGGGTTATTTTAGGATCGCGTGA
- a CDS encoding EutN/CcmL family microcompartment protein — MFIGEVVGNVWGTRKHPSLKDRRLLLVRPIDPMTGERIGDAVMAVDGGVQSGPGNIVLVVDEGGSARSIIKDEAAPVRTVVCAVVDSVSSGGKAKKYT, encoded by the coding sequence ATGTTTATTGGAGAAGTCGTGGGCAATGTCTGGGGGACGAGGAAGCATCCGTCCCTCAAGGACCGCCGTCTGCTGCTGGTCAGGCCCATCGACCCCATGACGGGCGAGCGCATCGGAGACGCGGTCATGGCCGTAGACGGCGGCGTGCAGTCGGGCCCCGGAAACATCGTGCTGGTGGTCGACGAGGGCGGGTCCGCGCGCAGCATCATAAAGGACGAGGCCGCTCCCGTGCGCACGGTGGTGTGCGCGGTCGTGGACAGCGTCTCGTCCGGCGGCAAGGCCAAGAAGTACACCTGA
- a CDS encoding BMC domain-containing protein, protein MLANIAVGLLESSSIAKGIEASDAMCKMASVKLARAGVIARGKYMIIITGPVGEVESSLRAGRQMLGPSLIDEVLIRNIHSQVLATLDKRVPVKELGALGIIETKDAIATVRAADAAAKAASVTLIETKTSVGGGKGYVTMVGEVGAVRSAVAAGIGVVPEAGVVSHVVIAQADGQLLESVGK, encoded by the coding sequence ATGCTGGCCAACATCGCCGTAGGACTCCTGGAGTCGTCCTCCATCGCCAAGGGCATCGAGGCGTCGGATGCCATGTGCAAGATGGCCTCGGTGAAGCTCGCGCGCGCCGGGGTCATCGCCCGGGGCAAGTACATGATCATCATCACCGGCCCGGTGGGAGAGGTGGAGAGTTCCCTGCGCGCCGGCCGCCAGATGCTGGGCCCGTCGCTCATCGACGAGGTCCTCATCCGCAACATCCACTCCCAGGTCCTGGCGACCTTGGACAAGCGCGTCCCGGTCAAGGAATTGGGCGCCCTGGGCATCATCGAGACCAAGGACGCCATCGCCACCGTGCGCGCGGCCGACGCGGCGGCCAAGGCGGCGTCCGTGACCCTCATCGAGACCAAGACCTCGGTCGGGGGCGGCAAGGGCTACGTGACCATGGTCGGCGAGGTCGGGGCCGTCCGCTCCGCCGTGGCGGCCGGCATCGGCGTGGTGCCCGAGGCGGGCGTCGTCTCGCACGTGGTCATCGCCCAGGCCGATGGGCAGCTCTTGGAATCGGTGGGGAAATAA
- a CDS encoding RpiB/LacA/LacB family sugar-phosphate isomerase, producing MKIVIGSDHGGFAAKEFVKKTIQKLGHEVSDFGCHSPESVDYPDVAQLVAEAVTRGDFQKGVLIDGFGGAVALAANKVPGVRAVAAYDTVSARFAAAHDDANVLCLGGKTHGELVLAEILNVFFTTKFEGGRHEGRLAKIAGIEKKYSK from the coding sequence ATGAAGATCGTCATCGGGTCGGATCACGGGGGATTTGCCGCCAAGGAGTTCGTCAAGAAGACCATCCAGAAGCTCGGCCACGAGGTGTCCGACTTCGGCTGCCACTCGCCCGAGAGCGTGGACTACCCGGACGTGGCCCAGCTCGTGGCCGAGGCGGTGACGCGCGGGGACTTCCAGAAGGGCGTGCTCATCGACGGCTTCGGCGGGGCCGTGGCCTTGGCCGCCAACAAGGTCCCGGGAGTGCGCGCGGTCGCGGCCTACGACACGGTCTCGGCCCGTTTCGCCGCGGCGCACGACGACGCCAACGTGCTCTGCCTGGGCGGCAAGACGCACGGCGAGCTCGTCCTGGCGGAGATCCTCAACGTTTTTTTCACCACCAAGTTCGAGGGCGGCCGGCACGAGGGACGCCTGGCCAAGATCGCGGGCATAGAGAAGAAATACTCCAAGTGA
- the deoC gene encoding deoxyribose-phosphate aldolase has translation MVDHTLLKPNATQAEIAKLCEEARKFCFASVCVNPSYVAYSAQLLQGSGVKVCTVIGFPLGSTTSTVKAIEARDAIANGADEIDMVINIGALKSGNDALVYEDIKAVREATRGKCLKVIFETSLLSDEEKVRACIMSKKAGADFVKTSTGFGGGGATVEDVKLMRQTVGPLMGVKASGGIRDAKIAEAMIQAGATRLGTSASVAIVSGQASEGKGY, from the coding sequence ATGGTCGACCATACCTTGCTCAAGCCCAACGCCACCCAGGCCGAGATCGCCAAGCTCTGCGAGGAAGCCCGCAAGTTCTGCTTCGCCTCGGTCTGCGTCAATCCTTCCTACGTGGCTTACAGCGCGCAGCTCCTGCAGGGCTCGGGCGTGAAGGTCTGCACCGTGATCGGCTTCCCCCTGGGCTCGACGACCTCCACGGTCAAGGCCATCGAGGCCCGCGATGCCATCGCCAACGGCGCCGATGAGATCGACATGGTCATCAACATCGGGGCCCTCAAGTCCGGCAACGATGCCCTGGTCTACGAGGACATCAAGGCCGTGCGCGAGGCGACCCGCGGCAAGTGCCTGAAGGTCATCTTCGAGACCTCGCTCCTCTCCGACGAGGAGAAGGTGCGCGCCTGCATCATGTCCAAGAAGGCGGGCGCGGATTTCGTCAAGACCTCCACGGGCTTCGGCGGCGGCGGGGCCACGGTGGAGGACGTCAAGCTCATGCGCCAGACCGTGGGGCCGCTGATGGGCGTCAAGGCCTCGGGCGGCATCCGCGACGCCAAGATTGCCGAGGCCATGATCCAGGCCGGCGCTACGCGCTTGGGCACCTCGGCTTCGGTCGCCATCGTGTCGGGGCAGGCCTCCGAGGGCAAGGGGTACTGA
- a CDS encoding EutN/CcmL family microcompartment protein yields MIFARVTGNVVCTQKDEKLVGCKLLLVQPVDLAGAPKGNPIVAVDSVGSGEGELVLLVQGSSARQTSRTQGNPVDAVIFAIVDTVEQGGKAVFKKSEDGNAG; encoded by the coding sequence TCGCGCGCGTGACGGGAAACGTCGTCTGCACCCAGAAAGACGAGAAGCTCGTCGGGTGCAAGCTCCTGCTGGTGCAGCCCGTGGACCTCGCCGGCGCCCCCAAGGGCAACCCCATCGTGGCCGTGGACTCGGTGGGGTCCGGCGAGGGCGAGCTGGTCCTGCTGGTGCAGGGCTCCAGCGCCCGCCAGACCTCGCGCACCCAGGGCAATCCCGTGGACGCGGTCATCTTCGCGATCGTGGACACGGTGGAGCAGGGCGGCAAGGCGGTGTTCAAGAAGTCCGAGGATGGGAATGCAGGCTGA